In the genome of Gloeotrichia echinulata CP02, one region contains:
- a CDS encoding SUMF1/EgtB/PvdO family nonheme iron enzyme: MPSAVILTAILDEYSAVRTHLTNLQDVEHPLGNRSQRGEYDTWDVIIAEVGEGNIPAALETDRAIAHFHPDVILFVGIAGGIKDVKIGDVVVATKVYYYERAKAEENSDSARPEVLKADDFGKDLIGLAKDQHQSFSILFKPIASGETVLASSNSNKFLFVKDHYNDAIAVEMEGYGFLYAVSKNEPKVPALIIRGISDLIDGKSAADATGSQPMAAKHASELAFKILEKYKPKSEILTQPFDFDVVTVNQSGIIINRESREAEYFTEKLLGGVTLEMVKIPRGTFIMGSPTEEAESKDRERPQHRVTVKPFHMGKYPVTQAQWQAVARLPQINRELEPDPSRFKGNNRPVETISWYDAEEFCKRLSKATGRNYRLPSEAEWEYACRAGTSTPFHFGQTITPELANYNGTYVYGAGYQGKYRKETTAVGSFKVANAFGLYDMHGNVWEWCADNWHGNYEGAPRDSAAWLGNDNQFAVLRGGSWDVNPRRCRSASRYNNDWAERVFHLNYGGFRVVCAFGRSD; the protein is encoded by the coding sequence ATGCCTTCTGCCGTTATCCTGACTGCTATTCTCGACGAATATAGCGCTGTGCGTACACATCTCACCAACCTCCAGGATGTTGAACATCCCCTAGGAAATAGATCTCAACGAGGCGAATATGATACATGGGACGTGATAATTGCGGAAGTTGGCGAGGGAAATATACCAGCAGCTTTAGAAACAGACAGAGCGATCGCCCATTTTCACCCTGATGTTATCCTGTTTGTCGGCATTGCCGGCGGCATCAAAGACGTGAAGATTGGCGATGTCGTCGTTGCCACAAAAGTTTATTATTATGAGCGTGCCAAGGCAGAAGAAAATAGCGATTCTGCTAGACCAGAGGTGTTAAAAGCAGATGATTTCGGCAAAGACTTGATCGGGTTAGCTAAAGATCAACATCAATCCTTCAGTATATTGTTTAAACCCATCGCCTCTGGGGAGACGGTGCTTGCTTCGAGTAACTCGAATAAGTTTTTATTTGTCAAAGACCATTATAACGATGCTATTGCTGTGGAAATGGAAGGATATGGTTTTCTGTATGCTGTGAGTAAAAATGAACCCAAGGTTCCAGCATTGATTATTCGCGGGATTTCTGATTTAATTGATGGTAAAAGTGCAGCAGATGCAACGGGTTCTCAACCAATGGCTGCAAAACATGCTAGTGAGTTGGCATTTAAGATTCTGGAAAAATACAAGCCTAAATCAGAGATTTTAACTCAACCCTTTGATTTTGATGTCGTCACCGTCAACCAATCGGGAATAATCATCAACCGCGAAAGCCGAGAAGCCGAATACTTTACAGAAAAACTCCTTGGGGGTGTCACCCTGGAAATGGTCAAAATCCCTAGGGGAACTTTTATCATGGGTTCACCCACAGAAGAAGCGGAAAGCAAGGACAGAGAACGACCCCAGCACCGAGTAACTGTCAAACCTTTCCACATGGGTAAGTATCCTGTAACTCAAGCCCAATGGCAAGCTGTGGCTCGACTTCCTCAAATTAACCGCGAACTGGAACCCGACCCATCTAGATTTAAAGGAAACAACCGACCTGTAGAAACAATATCGTGGTATGATGCAGAGGAGTTCTGCAAAAGGCTCTCAAAAGCGACAGGGCGAAACTACCGATTGCCCAGTGAAGCTGAATGGGAATACGCCTGTCGTGCGGGAACTTCTACGCCGTTCCACTTTGGTCAGACTATTACCCCAGAGTTAGCGAACTATAATGGCACATACGTTTATGGTGCTGGATATCAAGGTAAGTACCGTAAAGAAACAACAGCCGTTGGTAGCTTCAAGGTAGCAAATGCCTTTGGGCTATATGATATGCACGGCAATGTTTGGGAATGGTGTGCTGATAATTGGCATGGTAACTATGAAGGTGCGCCAAGAGATAGTGCAGCTTGGCTTGGTAATGATAATCAATTTGCCGTACTGCGGGGGGGTTCCTGGGACGTCAATCCTAGGCGCTGCCGTTCCGCGTCCCGCTACAACAACGATTGGGCGGAGCGCGTCTTCCACCTCAACTATGGTGGTTTTCGTGTTGTCTGCGCGTTCGGGAGGAGTGACTAG
- a CDS encoding type II toxin-antitoxin system prevent-host-death family antitoxin produces the protein MKTIDINLALPQISLLIEKAVDGEEIIITKNNQPIVKLVSLQPLPTRPPLFGSDVGLISITDDFDEPLEDFKDYM, from the coding sequence ATGAAAACAATCGATATTAACCTAGCCCTTCCTCAAATATCATTATTAATCGAAAAAGCGGTGGATGGCGAAGAAATTATCATCACCAAAAACAATCAACCAATAGTCAAATTAGTTTCCCTACAACCCCTCCCCACACGTCCTCCGCTTTTTGGTAGCGATGTTGGTTTAATTTCCATTACTGATGATTTTGATGAACCTTTAGAAGACTTTAAGGATTATATGTAG